In Actinoplanes derwentensis, the following proteins share a genomic window:
- a CDS encoding type II toxin-antitoxin system Phd/YefM family antitoxin, translating to MVAVSISQARENLFPLVRQVNEDHTVVEIVARNGGNAVLMSAEDYESLQETLHLFSTRANAAHLLRGLAEARTGSAEMIDPDELAARFHVESGE from the coding sequence ATGGTCGCGGTCAGCATCAGTCAGGCTCGGGAAAACCTCTTCCCCCTCGTCCGCCAGGTGAACGAAGATCACACCGTCGTCGAGATAGTGGCTCGCAACGGTGGCAATGCCGTGCTCATGTCCGCGGAGGACTACGAGTCGCTCCAGGAGACCCTGCACCTGTTCTCCACCCGCGCCAACGCCGCCCACCTCCTGCGAGGGCTCGCCGAGGCCCGCACCGGGTCGGCGGAGATGATCGATCCCGACGAGCTGGCCGCCCGCTTCCACGTCGAGTCCGGGGAATGA
- the argS gene encoding arginine--tRNA ligase, protein MNLEALLHDRLAPALEAVAGHPVDPAVRASPHADFQSGAPLALARELGRPPREIAAEVAAKAGLAGIADVAVSGPGFLNLTLTDELITGALNRAGERLGVAPVTRPERIVVDYSGPNVAKEMHVGHLRSTIIGDALARTYEWLGHDVVRVNHLGDWGTPFGMLIEHLLDAETSDGSHSIGDLTAFYQSARAKFDGDDDFRTRARLRVVALQSGDPLSRELWRTLVGQSERYFLDVYQRLGVTLGPDDFAGESTYQDDLAGVVDDLIEQGLLTESDGALCVFPAGFTGRDGAPLPLIVRKADGGFGYAATDLAAVRHRVGTIGADRMLYVVGTPQRIHFQMVFAVARQAGWLPDTVHAEHIGFGSILGADGKMLKSRAGDSIKLAGLLDEAVSRASAPALGIGAIKYADLSGDRRGDYVFDWDRMLAITGNTGPYLQMAYARVCSIFRKTAEGPGVVMIGEPAERDLALALLGFEPVVRSAAALAEPHRLAGYLHGLAAAFSAFYERCPVLKADDQVRASRLGLADLTARTLHTGMFLLGIEALDQI, encoded by the coding sequence ATGAATCTCGAAGCACTCCTGCACGACCGGCTCGCCCCCGCCCTCGAAGCGGTCGCCGGTCACCCGGTCGATCCGGCGGTCCGGGCCTCCCCGCACGCCGATTTCCAGTCCGGTGCCCCGCTCGCCCTGGCCCGGGAGCTGGGCCGGCCGCCGCGGGAGATCGCCGCCGAGGTGGCCGCGAAGGCCGGCCTGGCCGGGATCGCCGACGTCGCCGTCTCCGGCCCGGGGTTTCTCAACCTGACGCTCACCGACGAGTTGATCACCGGGGCGCTGAACAGGGCCGGCGAGAGGCTGGGTGTCGCGCCGGTGACCCGGCCGGAGCGGATCGTGGTCGACTACTCCGGGCCGAACGTGGCCAAGGAGATGCACGTCGGCCATCTGCGGTCGACGATCATCGGGGACGCACTGGCCCGGACGTACGAATGGCTGGGTCACGACGTGGTCCGGGTCAATCATCTCGGTGACTGGGGCACTCCGTTCGGCATGCTGATCGAGCATCTGCTCGACGCCGAGACGAGCGACGGCAGCCATTCGATCGGTGACCTGACCGCTTTTTATCAGTCGGCGCGGGCCAAGTTCGACGGTGACGACGACTTCCGGACCCGGGCCCGGCTGCGGGTGGTGGCGCTGCAGTCCGGCGACCCGCTCTCCCGGGAGTTGTGGCGGACGCTGGTCGGGCAGTCCGAGCGGTACTTCCTGGACGTCTACCAGCGGCTCGGCGTCACCCTCGGGCCGGACGACTTCGCTGGTGAGAGCACGTACCAGGACGATCTCGCCGGGGTCGTCGACGACCTGATCGAGCAGGGCCTGCTGACTGAGAGTGACGGCGCCCTCTGTGTGTTCCCGGCGGGTTTCACCGGACGGGACGGCGCCCCGCTGCCACTGATCGTGCGGAAGGCGGACGGCGGTTTCGGGTACGCCGCGACCGATCTGGCCGCCGTTCGGCACCGGGTGGGCACCATCGGTGCGGACCGGATGCTCTACGTGGTCGGCACTCCGCAGCGGATCCATTTCCAGATGGTGTTCGCGGTGGCCCGGCAGGCGGGCTGGCTGCCGGACACGGTGCACGCCGAGCACATCGGGTTCGGGTCGATCCTGGGCGCCGACGGAAAGATGCTGAAGTCCCGGGCCGGTGACTCGATCAAACTGGCCGGGCTGCTGGACGAGGCGGTGTCCCGGGCGAGCGCCCCGGCCCTGGGGATCGGCGCGATCAAGTACGCAGACCTCTCCGGCGACCGGCGGGGCGACTACGTCTTCGACTGGGATCGGATGCTCGCCATCACCGGCAACACCGGCCCCTACCTTCAGATGGCGTACGCCCGGGTCTGCTCGATCTTCCGGAAGACCGCGGAGGGACCGGGCGTGGTGATGATCGGTGAACCCGCCGAACGGGATCTCGCGCTGGCCCTGCTCGGGTTCGAGCCGGTCGTCCGGTCCGCCGCCGCCCTGGCCGAACCGCATCGGCTCGCCGGATATCTGCACGGGCTGGCCGCGGCGTTCTCGGCGTTCTACGAGCGGTGCCCGGTGCTGAAGGCCGATGACCAGGTGCGGGCCAGCCGGCTGGGGCTGGCCGACCTGACCGCGCGGACTCTCCACACCGGAATGTTTCTGCTGGGTATCGAGGCACTAGACCAGATTTGA
- the urtA gene encoding urea ABC transporter substrate-binding protein — translation MRTLVSTGALGTALALVLAGCGAKAGDETAGSAASAAPSCVDTSGSTVKLGFLNSLTGGMAISEKTVSNVLHMAADEINAGGGILGKKIEYVQEDGATDWPTFAEKTEKLLTQDCVAAIFGGWTSSSRKAVKPVVEKNNGLFFYPVQYEGLESSPNIYYTGATTNQQIIPAMDFLAAQGVKKLFLAGSDYVFPRTANAIIKLYAAKLGIEIVGEEYVPLDKDDWTSQVAKIVAAKPDFIFNTINGSSNVGFVKAYYDAGLTAATTPIISVSIAEEEAPAMGHEVAGQYASWNYFQSLKTDTNPKFIESWKAYPNSSGVTSDPMEAAYISMYLYKALVEAAGSFDVDAVNAAAKAKPITFDAPEGKVTLDGDNHHISKPGHIGKINSSNQFDIVWASDKFIEPDPYLEAYDWFPADIRKQLVDAAG, via the coding sequence ATGCGCACGCTTGTGTCCACGGGCGCCCTCGGGACGGCTCTGGCCCTCGTGCTCGCCGGTTGTGGCGCCAAGGCCGGCGACGAGACGGCCGGCAGCGCGGCTTCCGCCGCACCCAGCTGTGTCGACACCTCCGGCAGCACCGTGAAGCTCGGTTTCCTCAACTCCCTCACCGGCGGCATGGCGATCTCTGAGAAGACCGTCTCCAATGTGCTGCACATGGCCGCCGACGAGATCAACGCCGGTGGTGGCATCCTCGGCAAGAAGATCGAGTACGTCCAGGAGGACGGCGCCACCGACTGGCCGACCTTCGCGGAGAAGACCGAGAAGCTGCTCACCCAGGACTGCGTGGCCGCGATCTTCGGCGGCTGGACCTCGTCCTCCCGCAAGGCCGTCAAGCCGGTCGTCGAGAAGAACAACGGCCTCTTCTTCTACCCGGTGCAGTACGAGGGCCTCGAGTCGTCGCCGAACATCTACTACACCGGTGCGACCACCAACCAGCAGATCATCCCGGCGATGGACTTCCTCGCCGCCCAGGGCGTGAAGAAGCTGTTCCTGGCCGGCAGCGACTACGTCTTCCCGCGCACCGCGAACGCGATCATCAAGCTGTACGCGGCCAAACTCGGCATCGAGATCGTCGGTGAGGAGTACGTGCCGCTGGACAAGGACGACTGGACCAGCCAAGTGGCGAAGATCGTGGCGGCCAAGCCCGACTTCATCTTCAACACCATCAACGGCTCGTCGAACGTCGGCTTCGTCAAGGCGTACTACGACGCCGGCCTCACCGCCGCGACCACGCCGATCATCTCGGTGTCGATCGCCGAGGAGGAGGCCCCGGCGATGGGCCACGAGGTCGCCGGTCAGTACGCGTCCTGGAACTACTTCCAGTCGCTCAAGACCGACACCAACCCGAAGTTCATCGAGAGCTGGAAGGCGTACCCCAACAGCAGCGGGGTCACCTCCGACCCGATGGAGGCCGCGTACATCTCGATGTATCTCTACAAGGCTCTCGTCGAGGCGGCCGGCTCGTTCGACGTCGACGCGGTGAACGCCGCGGCGAAGGCGAAACCCATCACGTTCGACGCACCGGAGGGCAAGGTCACGCTCGACGGCGACAACCACCACATCTCCAAGCCGGGTCACATCGGCAAGATCAACTCCAGCAACCAGTTCGACATCGTCTGGGCCTCCGACAAGTTCATCGAGCCCGACCCGTACCTCGAGGCCTACGACTGGTTCCCGGCCGACATCCGCAAGCAGCTGGTGGACGCGGCGGGCTGA
- a CDS encoding Txe/YoeB family addiction module toxin — protein MKLSVASSAMEDLEFWATSNPKVLARTIRLIAEITRNPRSGTGKPERLKHVSGEVWSRRITEKDRLVYDIRGDVITVVACRFHYDDH, from the coding sequence ATGAAGCTGTCGGTCGCCTCCAGCGCCATGGAGGACCTGGAGTTCTGGGCGACCAGCAACCCCAAGGTCCTGGCTCGCACGATCCGGCTGATCGCGGAGATCACGCGCAACCCGCGCAGTGGAACCGGCAAGCCGGAACGCCTCAAACACGTCTCCGGGGAGGTCTGGTCCCGGCGGATCACCGAGAAGGATCGCCTCGTCTACGACATCCGTGGCGACGTCATCACGGTGGTGGCGTGCCGGTTCCACTACGACGATCATTAG
- a CDS encoding bifunctional metallophosphatase/5'-nucleotidase, producing MAPVSRRSVLAATAAGVAAPLVISESAQAGKPKPQPETSYRLTVLGTSDTHGNVYNWDYYKDAEYDDSAHNDVGVAKLAALVNKLRAEATGPVLVLDAGDTIQGTPLATYYAKQEPITSTGEKHPMARAMNVLHYDAITLGNHEFNYGLPLLNLWIRQLGFPALAANAISVKTGKPAFTPYVIKKVSLGRHAPTLRVGILGLTNPGSAIWDKANVEGKITFTDMIATAAKWVPIMRARGADVVLISAHGGDSGTSSYGTELPNENPTALIAEQVPGIDAILFGHAHREVPERFVTNLTTGEQVLLSEPSKWGQRLTKMDFTLTRVKGQWKITTKAAASLNTNTVEADPKVLAVVKKQHEKTVTYVNQVVAASTEELSAATSRYEDTPILDYINKVQTDTVTAALAGTAYASLPVLSIAAPFSRTAVFPQGDVKIKDVAGLYIYDNTLEAVVLTGAEVKAYLEYSAKYFLTHAMGAPVDPETIADASVPDYNYDVFSGVDYDIDISKPVGSRITRLQIGGVDVAAGAQFVVAVNNYRRSGGGSFPGIVKTQVYNAQQEIRQLLIDWAQAKGAIDPADFYVPNWRLVRDGAPVTF from the coding sequence ATGGCCCCCGTATCGCGACGTAGTGTCCTGGCCGCCACCGCGGCCGGCGTTGCCGCGCCCCTGGTGATCTCCGAGTCGGCGCAGGCCGGTAAGCCGAAGCCGCAGCCGGAGACCAGCTACCGGCTGACTGTCCTGGGCACTTCGGACACCCACGGCAACGTCTACAACTGGGACTACTACAAGGACGCCGAGTACGACGACAGCGCCCACAACGACGTCGGCGTGGCCAAGCTGGCCGCGCTGGTGAACAAGTTGCGTGCCGAGGCGACCGGCCCGGTCCTGGTGCTGGACGCCGGCGACACGATCCAGGGCACCCCGCTCGCCACGTACTACGCTAAACAGGAGCCGATCACCAGCACCGGTGAGAAGCACCCGATGGCGCGTGCCATGAACGTGCTGCACTACGACGCCATCACGCTCGGCAACCACGAGTTCAACTACGGTCTGCCACTGCTGAACCTGTGGATCCGTCAGCTCGGCTTCCCGGCGCTGGCTGCGAACGCGATCAGTGTCAAGACCGGCAAGCCGGCGTTCACCCCGTACGTCATCAAGAAGGTCTCCCTCGGCCGGCACGCGCCGACCCTGCGCGTCGGGATCCTGGGTCTCACCAACCCGGGCTCGGCCATCTGGGACAAGGCCAACGTCGAAGGCAAGATCACGTTCACCGACATGATCGCCACGGCGGCCAAGTGGGTGCCGATCATGCGGGCCCGCGGCGCCGACGTGGTGCTGATCTCCGCGCACGGTGGTGACAGCGGCACCTCCAGCTACGGCACCGAGCTGCCGAACGAGAACCCGACCGCGCTGATCGCCGAGCAGGTCCCCGGCATCGACGCGATCCTCTTCGGGCACGCGCACCGCGAGGTGCCGGAGCGGTTCGTCACCAACCTGACGACCGGTGAGCAGGTGCTGCTCTCCGAGCCGTCGAAGTGGGGCCAGCGCCTGACGAAGATGGACTTCACCCTGACCCGGGTCAAAGGCCAGTGGAAGATCACCACCAAGGCCGCCGCGTCGCTGAACACCAACACGGTCGAGGCCGACCCGAAGGTCCTGGCGGTGGTGAAGAAGCAGCACGAGAAGACCGTGACGTACGTCAACCAGGTCGTCGCCGCCTCGACCGAGGAACTGTCCGCCGCGACCAGCCGGTACGAGGACACCCCGATCCTGGACTACATCAACAAGGTGCAGACCGACACCGTCACGGCGGCACTGGCCGGGACCGCCTACGCGTCGCTGCCGGTGCTGTCGATCGCGGCGCCGTTCAGCCGGACCGCGGTCTTCCCGCAGGGCGACGTGAAGATCAAGGACGTGGCGGGGCTCTACATCTACGACAACACCCTGGAAGCGGTCGTGCTGACCGGTGCCGAGGTGAAGGCGTATCTGGAGTACTCGGCGAAGTACTTCCTCACCCACGCGATGGGCGCCCCGGTCGACCCGGAGACGATCGCCGACGCGTCGGTGCCGGACTACAACTACGACGTGTTCTCCGGCGTCGACTACGACATCGACATCAGTAAGCCGGTCGGCAGCCGGATCACCCGCCTGCAGATCGGCGGCGTGGACGTGGCGGCCGGTGCGCAGTTCGTGGTCGCGGTGAACAACTACCGGCGCTCCGGCGGCGGCAGCTTCCCCGGCATCGTGAAGACCCAGGTCTACAACGCCCAGCAGGAGATCCGCCAGCTGCTCATCGACTGGGCGCAGGCGAAGGGCGCCATCGACCCGGCCGACTTCTACGTGCCGAACTGGCGGCTCGTCCGCGACGGCGCGCCGGTCACCTTCTGA
- a CDS encoding DUF6250 domain-containing protein — MSGSPSAVGVRVLPSPAWARRPWHTSDIPGTLDFKVGSAGENRRVAGPRSGRGARPARRYEIVVSRLSYALDQPNYLEAYTLAGKNLWRVDLGVNSYTRAAGNAANDPPLAEISGYGDVAGYRNDDNVTVYDLDSDGRAEVFVKTADGTTFSDGAVIKSAGVQEIAGPYEIEFTATPIAAGGPNDKVTDLNTFWNAREVRSPEDIFATTRNGAFAEYDYLKTYYVGQGANLNTTTRFRKYVGEPGNRPLLYDYTSPLIVANVPVHVRIQVDGQRIRYWSNVNHMAEVYSRRSFTVGVLSTGLLSSAAGYLYTRSDPVTLTLATGAEPTGGGRSLLINLWNRLNPDITIALKVINSTTQDQYEKFTESPADIYNLDIIHIQRFAEAGRITPIEPQNDISLLAPVRRACRTDDESGRLWAVPFNSDVGMLFRRITDKRVADPEPELRDVLKLNGFIGQLDTVGPQTDEAFVINVLEHALAQDPLILDQEGVLSTSLTQWQGALKPLAEALRSGRIQSRTNEEDTIRAFKQENLRYMRNWPVWYPSVDRDERTEPGTAEIRLSRLPTGILGGQNLAIDTDTPHRVAAEKVINFLTDTSAQKLLATYGFAPTGLDAYIDEDLKLSAPHLAMVRNAVEDARPRPMHPRYAEFAQRFKEHTYAYLRRGDPLTQRFVQDIQEVLK; from the coding sequence GTGAGCGGATCTCCGTCAGCCGTCGGTGTCAGAGTTCTGCCATCGCCCGCCTGGGCGCGAAGACCATGGCACACTTCTGACATTCCCGGGACGCTCGACTTCAAAGTCGGTTCAGCCGGCGAGAATCGTCGAGTCGCTGGACCGCGGTCTGGTCGCGGTGCCCGGCCGGCACGGCGCTACGAGATCGTCGTCTCCCGGCTGTCGTACGCCCTCGACCAGCCCAACTACCTGGAGGCGTACACCCTCGCCGGAAAGAACCTGTGGCGGGTGGACCTGGGTGTCAACTCGTACACCCGGGCCGCCGGCAACGCCGCCAACGATCCGCCGCTCGCCGAGATCAGCGGCTACGGCGACGTGGCCGGGTACCGCAACGACGACAACGTCACCGTCTACGACCTGGACAGCGACGGCCGCGCCGAGGTGTTCGTGAAGACCGCCGACGGGACCACTTTCAGTGACGGCGCGGTGATCAAGTCGGCCGGGGTGCAGGAGATCGCTGGCCCGTACGAGATCGAGTTCACCGCGACCCCGATCGCGGCGGGCGGCCCGAATGACAAGGTCACCGACCTGAACACGTTCTGGAACGCGCGTGAAGTCCGCTCACCCGAGGACATCTTCGCGACGACCCGGAACGGGGCCTTCGCCGAATACGACTACCTGAAGACCTACTACGTGGGGCAGGGGGCGAACCTCAACACCACGACCAGGTTCCGCAAGTACGTGGGGGAGCCCGGCAATCGTCCGCTGCTCTACGACTACACCTCGCCACTGATCGTGGCGAACGTACCGGTCCATGTGCGGATCCAGGTCGACGGGCAGCGGATCCGCTACTGGAGTAACGTAAATCACATGGCGGAGGTCTACTCACGACGATCGTTCACGGTCGGTGTCCTGAGCACCGGACTGCTCTCCTCCGCTGCCGGCTATCTGTACACCCGTAGCGACCCGGTCACGTTGACCCTCGCCACCGGTGCCGAACCGACCGGCGGTGGCCGGAGCCTGCTGATCAACCTCTGGAATCGGCTGAACCCGGATATCACGATCGCCCTCAAGGTGATCAACAGCACCACTCAGGACCAGTACGAGAAGTTCACCGAGAGCCCCGCGGACATCTACAACCTGGACATCATCCACATCCAGCGGTTCGCCGAAGCCGGCCGGATCACGCCGATCGAACCGCAGAACGACATCTCCCTGCTCGCCCCGGTCCGCCGGGCGTGCCGCACCGACGACGAGTCCGGCCGGCTCTGGGCGGTCCCGTTCAACAGTGACGTCGGGATGCTGTTCCGCCGGATCACCGACAAACGGGTCGCCGACCCGGAACCGGAACTGCGTGACGTCCTGAAACTGAACGGCTTCATCGGCCAGCTCGACACCGTCGGCCCACAGACCGACGAGGCGTTCGTGATAAACGTCCTGGAACACGCCCTCGCCCAGGACCCGCTGATCCTGGACCAGGAGGGTGTCCTCTCCACCAGCCTCACCCAGTGGCAGGGCGCGCTGAAGCCGCTCGCCGAGGCCCTGCGGTCCGGCCGGATCCAGTCCCGGACCAACGAAGAGGACACCATCCGGGCGTTCAAGCAGGAGAACCTGCGCTACATGCGGAACTGGCCGGTCTGGTACCCGAGTGTCGACCGGGACGAACGCACCGAACCCGGTACTGCGGAGATCCGGCTCAGCCGCCTGCCGACCGGCATCCTCGGCGGCCAGAACCTGGCGATCGACACCGACACCCCGCACCGGGTGGCGGCCGAGAAGGTGATCAATTTCCTCACCGACACCTCGGCGCAGAAACTGCTCGCCACCTACGGGTTCGCGCCCACCGGCCTGGACGCCTACATCGACGAGGATCTGAAGCTGTCCGCGCCGCACCTGGCGATGGTCCGCAACGCCGTCGAGGACGCCCGGCCCCGCCCGATGCACCCCCGCTACGCCGAGTTCGCCCAGCGGTTCAAGGAGCACACGTACGCCTACCTGCGCCGGGGTGACCCGTTGACCCAGCGCTTCGTCCAGGACATCCAGGAGGTGCTGAAATGA
- the urtB gene encoding urea ABC transporter permease subunit UrtB: MDALIAPLLNGSAQGALLLLAALGLSLTFGQMGVINMAHGEFLMLGAFAAYLVQQVITASDLSIPVALPVAFVAAGLFGLLLEVTIIQWMYRRPLDTLLVTVGVSLILQQAALQIFPSQGVPVEKPGWLDGQLTVLGYAWPLRQLFTIVLASACVAALAAWLKYTSFGRRIRATVHNRDLAETSGISTRTIDRLTFFTGSGLAGVAGVAASLIGGTNSQMGAQYIIPAFLVVAAGGIGQLKGTIIAAWAVGVALSYFAYWTTGSLAQVFAFILVIVFLQLRPQGMFTVRTRSLA, translated from the coding sequence GTGGACGCACTGATCGCACCGCTGCTGAACGGCAGCGCACAGGGGGCGCTGCTCCTGCTGGCCGCGCTGGGCCTCTCGCTCACCTTCGGCCAGATGGGCGTGATCAACATGGCCCACGGCGAGTTCCTCATGCTCGGCGCCTTCGCCGCCTACCTCGTCCAGCAGGTCATCACCGCCAGCGACCTGTCGATCCCGGTCGCGCTGCCGGTCGCGTTCGTCGCCGCCGGCCTGTTCGGCCTCCTGCTGGAGGTCACCATCATCCAGTGGATGTACCGCAGGCCCCTGGACACCCTGCTCGTCACGGTCGGTGTCAGCCTGATCCTGCAGCAGGCGGCACTGCAGATCTTCCCGTCCCAGGGCGTCCCGGTGGAGAAGCCCGGCTGGCTCGACGGGCAGCTGACCGTCCTCGGTTACGCCTGGCCACTCCGGCAGCTGTTCACCATCGTGCTCGCGTCCGCCTGCGTCGCCGCGCTGGCGGCCTGGCTCAAGTACACCTCGTTCGGCCGCCGTATCCGGGCCACCGTGCACAACCGGGACCTCGCCGAGACCTCGGGAATCTCCACCCGCACCATCGACCGCCTGACCTTCTTCACCGGGTCGGGTCTGGCCGGGGTCGCCGGTGTGGCCGCGTCGCTGATCGGCGGCACGAACTCCCAGATGGGCGCGCAGTACATCATCCCGGCCTTCCTCGTCGTCGCCGCCGGTGGCATCGGCCAGCTCAAGGGCACCATCATCGCCGCATGGGCGGTGGGTGTCGCCCTCTCGTACTTCGCCTACTGGACGACCGGCAGCCTGGCGCAGGTATTCGCCTTCATCCTCGTGATCGTCTTCCTGCAGCTGCGCCCGCAGGGCATGTTCACGGTGCGAACCAGGAGTCTGGCATGA
- a CDS encoding protein-tyrosine phosphatase family protein, translated as MTGWDEDGDGILRLPSGRLVRGRGLRREMPTGHAPQFGVYLLGKPPPEFGWASRWVRWPDFWLPRDRPYTAMVLKEALTRSGSERVELACFGGVGRTGTALACLAILDGVPPPEAVTFIRRNYHHQAVETPWQKRFVARFQKL; from the coding sequence ATGACCGGGTGGGACGAGGACGGCGACGGAATCCTGCGGTTGCCGTCCGGGCGGCTGGTCCGCGGCCGGGGCCTGCGCCGCGAGATGCCGACCGGGCACGCGCCGCAGTTCGGGGTCTACCTGCTCGGCAAGCCCCCACCGGAGTTCGGCTGGGCCAGCCGGTGGGTGCGGTGGCCCGACTTCTGGTTGCCGCGCGACCGCCCGTACACGGCAATGGTCTTGAAAGAGGCCTTGACCCGCTCCGGCAGTGAGCGTGTCGAACTGGCGTGTTTCGGCGGCGTCGGCCGAACCGGAACCGCCCTGGCCTGCCTGGCGATCCTGGACGGCGTCCCCCCACCCGAGGCGGTGACCTTCATCCGCCGCAACTACCACCACCAGGCAGTCGAGACCCCTTGGCAGAAACGCTTCGTCGCACGATTCCAAAAACTCTGA
- the urtC gene encoding urea ABC transporter permease subunit UrtC: MTKLKQWTSLGGIGVFAVLLLAVAPLVLTDHWLNNLGKYCCWAIAAVGIGLAWGRGGMLVMGQGVFFALGAYSMAMHLTLESAGDRIPGFMVLYDPLAPLPMFWEPFRSAGFTLLAIVLLPVVVAGILGYALFKRRVKGAYFAILTQALAVALATLISSTIRETGGDTGLSDFKYFFGYVLNDPANKLMVYLIAAALLIVCLLAVRQLYRSRFGELLVATRDAEERVRFLGYDPANVKLVAFVISALMASIGGAMFVPIVGIITPAEIGAAASILMIAGVAFGGRASLFGPALGAMAVGWGQSSLGSTWPEGWTYILGLLFIVVILFLPNGLSSLPARFAARARRSPDQQQPAAVLPAPELEEVKS, encoded by the coding sequence ATGACCAAGCTGAAGCAATGGACCTCGCTCGGCGGCATCGGGGTGTTCGCCGTCCTGCTCCTCGCGGTCGCTCCGCTCGTGCTCACCGATCACTGGCTCAACAACCTCGGCAAGTACTGCTGCTGGGCCATCGCCGCCGTCGGCATCGGCCTGGCCTGGGGCCGGGGCGGGATGCTCGTGATGGGACAGGGGGTGTTCTTCGCCCTCGGCGCCTACTCGATGGCCATGCATCTCACGCTGGAGTCCGCCGGTGACCGGATCCCGGGGTTCATGGTGCTCTACGATCCGCTCGCGCCGCTTCCGATGTTCTGGGAGCCGTTCCGCAGCGCGGGATTCACCCTGCTGGCGATCGTGCTGCTCCCGGTGGTCGTGGCCGGCATCCTCGGCTACGCGCTGTTCAAGCGCCGGGTGAAGGGCGCGTACTTCGCGATCCTGACGCAGGCACTCGCCGTCGCGCTGGCCACCCTGATCAGCTCCACGATCCGCGAGACCGGCGGTGACACCGGGCTCAGCGACTTCAAGTACTTCTTCGGCTACGTGCTGAACGACCCGGCGAACAAGCTCATGGTGTACCTCATCGCGGCCGCGCTTCTCATCGTGTGCCTGCTCGCGGTGCGGCAGCTCTACCGCAGCCGCTTCGGTGAGCTGCTCGTCGCCACCCGGGACGCCGAGGAGCGTGTGCGCTTCCTCGGTTACGACCCGGCCAACGTCAAGCTCGTCGCCTTCGTCATCTCGGCGCTGATGGCGAGCATCGGCGGAGCGATGTTCGTGCCCATCGTCGGCATCATCACTCCGGCCGAGATCGGCGCCGCCGCCTCGATCCTGATGATCGCGGGTGTCGCCTTCGGCGGCCGCGCCTCGCTCTTCGGCCCGGCGCTCGGCGCGATGGCGGTCGGATGGGGACAGTCGAGCCTCGGTTCGACCTGGCCCGAAGGCTGGACCTACATCCTCGGTCTGCTGTTCATCGTCGTGATCCTGTTCCTGCCGAACGGACTGTCGTCGCTGCCGGCCCGGTTCGCGGCGCGGGCGCGGCGAAGCCCCGATCAGCAACAGCCCGCCGCGGTGCTCCCCGCCCCGGAACTCGAAGAGGTGAAGTCATGA
- the urtD gene encoding urea ABC transporter ATP-binding protein UrtD — MTDASLVVTDLHVEFSGFVAVGGVSFDAHPGEVRFLIGPNGAGKTTCIDAITGLVKGTGSARLGEKELLGKQVHKIVRLGVGRTFQTASVFDELTVLQNLDIAGGRHRSSASLLRARHGIDATIEQALEETGLAGELATPAGVLSHGQKQWLEIAMLLVQDAKVLLLDEPVAGMSQDERTATGELLQRIAAKRIVVVVEHDMDFMRRYATRVTVLHQGRVLSQGAVAEVQADPKVQEVYLGTAGAATTAAMAVVPDSAAGTPSRTED, encoded by the coding sequence ATGACCGACGCTTCGCTCGTTGTCACCGACCTCCACGTCGAGTTCTCCGGCTTCGTCGCGGTCGGCGGCGTCTCCTTCGACGCACACCCCGGCGAGGTCCGGTTCCTCATCGGCCCGAACGGCGCCGGCAAGACGACCTGCATCGACGCCATCACGGGACTGGTCAAGGGCACCGGGTCGGCGAGGCTCGGCGAGAAAGAGCTGCTCGGCAAGCAGGTGCACAAGATCGTCCGCCTCGGGGTCGGCCGCACGTTCCAGACCGCGAGCGTCTTCGACGAGCTCACCGTGCTGCAGAACCTCGACATCGCCGGCGGACGCCACCGCTCGTCGGCCTCGCTGCTGCGGGCCCGGCACGGCATCGACGCGACGATCGAGCAGGCGCTGGAGGAGACCGGGCTCGCCGGTGAGCTCGCCACGCCGGCCGGCGTCCTGTCGCACGGCCAGAAGCAGTGGCTGGAGATCGCGATGCTGCTCGTGCAGGACGCGAAGGTACTGCTGCTCGACGAGCCCGTCGCCGGCATGAGCCAGGACGAGCGCACCGCGACCGGCGAGCTTCTCCAGCGCATCGCGGCGAAGCGGATCGTGGTCGTGGTCGAGCACGACATGGACTTCATGCGCCGCTACGCCACCCGCGTGACCGTGCTGCACCAGGGCAGGGTGCTCTCGCAGGGCGCGGTGGCCGAGGTGCAGGCCGATCCCAAGGTGCAGGAGGTCTACCTCGGCACCGCGGGCGCCGCTACCACGGCCGCCATGGCGGTCGTGCCCGACTCGGCGGCCGGGACACCGAGCCGGACGGAGGACTGA